From the genome of Halomonas sp. I5-271120, one region includes:
- a CDS encoding PLP-dependent aminotransferase family protein has product MTRYAQLADELRRRIDGGIYRGGDRLPSIRALCREFAVSISTAQTAYARLEDAGLVEARPKSGFFVRSQPTPTSLPAVTRPAQRPLDVSRWDQVLELVERHPPDDDVLLLGRGIPDLACPTLKPLHRLLAERYRHASGQDLNYDALAGSLALRQQIVRLMAGAGSLLHPDDVLVTTGCQEALSIAIRTLTAPGDVVAVDSPSFYGTMQILQANGLKALEIPTDPRTGISLEALELALEQWPIRAIQLTPTCNNPLGYTMPEERKRALLALAQRFDVAIIEDDIYGDLAFETPRPRTLKAFDDDGRVLLCSGFSKTLMPGLRVGWIAPGRYRDRVQHMKYVSTGASATLPQLAIADFVAKGYYERHLRAVVAQYRRQRDLMIGWVRRYFPADTGISYPQGGFLLWLELPGGIDSMRLNERLVPARLRIAPGALFSASGKYRECLRLNYAAALTPTIEAALRRVGEEVAKLYACAHGRELA; this is encoded by the coding sequence ATGACGCGCTATGCGCAACTGGCCGACGAGCTGCGTCGGCGTATCGACGGCGGCATCTATCGCGGGGGGGATCGGCTGCCGTCGATCCGGGCCCTGTGTCGCGAATTCGCGGTCAGCATCTCCACGGCGCAGACCGCCTATGCTCGGCTAGAGGATGCCGGGCTGGTAGAGGCGCGGCCCAAATCGGGGTTTTTCGTGCGCTCGCAGCCAACCCCTACGAGTCTGCCGGCGGTGACGCGCCCGGCGCAGCGGCCGTTGGATGTCTCGCGCTGGGACCAGGTTCTGGAACTGGTGGAGCGCCACCCGCCCGACGACGACGTGCTGCTGTTGGGGCGTGGTATCCCCGATCTCGCCTGTCCGACCTTGAAGCCGCTGCATCGCCTGTTGGCCGAGCGCTATCGGCATGCTAGTGGCCAGGACCTGAACTACGATGCCCTGGCCGGCAGTCTCGCCCTGCGACAGCAGATCGTGCGGCTGATGGCGGGCGCGGGCAGCCTGCTGCACCCCGATGACGTGCTGGTCACCACCGGCTGCCAGGAGGCGCTGTCGATCGCCATTCGGACACTGACCGCACCAGGAGACGTGGTGGCGGTGGATTCGCCGAGTTTCTACGGCACCATGCAGATACTACAGGCCAATGGCCTCAAGGCGCTGGAGATTCCCACCGACCCTCGCACCGGCATCAGCCTGGAGGCCCTGGAGCTGGCGCTGGAACAATGGCCGATTCGTGCAATCCAGCTCACCCCGACCTGCAACAACCCGCTTGGCTATACCATGCCGGAGGAGCGCAAGCGTGCCTTGCTGGCGCTGGCGCAACGCTTCGATGTGGCGATCATCGAAGACGACATCTATGGTGACCTGGCCTTCGAAACGCCGCGGCCAAGAACGCTCAAGGCCTTCGACGACGATGGCCGGGTACTGCTGTGCAGCGGTTTTTCGAAGACCCTGATGCCGGGGCTTCGGGTGGGCTGGATCGCTCCGGGGCGCTATCGCGACCGCGTCCAGCACATGAAGTATGTCTCTACCGGTGCCTCGGCGACCCTGCCGCAACTGGCCATTGCCGACTTCGTCGCCAAGGGATATTACGAGCGCCACCTGCGTGCAGTGGTGGCTCAATATCGCCGCCAACGGGACCTGATGATTGGCTGGGTGAGACGCTACTTTCCCGCCGATACCGGCATCAGCTACCCCCAGGGCGGTTTCCTTCTGTGGCTGGAACTGCCCGGTGGCATCGACTCTATGCGCCTAAACGAGCGTCTAGTGCCGGCCCGGCTGCGCATCGCCCCCGGGGCGCTGTTTTCGGCGTCGGGCAAGTACCGCGAGTGCCTGCGCCTCAATTATGCCGCGGCCCTGACGCCGACCATCGAGGCAGCCCTGCGCCGCGTCGGTGAAGAGGTGGCAAAGCTCTACGCCTGCGCCCATGGCAGAGAGCTAGCCTGA